The Labrus bergylta chromosome 15, fLabBer1.1, whole genome shotgun sequence genome includes a region encoding these proteins:
- the LOC110000428 gene encoding uncharacterized protein isoform X1, with product MNELKWIQTSLLLTALLQFAAAAAGDKEVTFRVGEDATLSCETVIQGQQECEYTTWFFVDSGNTVVDLVVDGQVEISGVKSDRLNVTEDCSLVIKKIREEDAGRYVCEQYISGRITDDVTRVLLSVTKSEDAKPTTTTTTSPPPTRPPPSRPPPTTTTTTTSTAAAGDCTGSSDLVLVMLALRVAELLLITVITVLLFRARGNQRPPDDITVYYDGDEGSVNYENVGEPSASVRLH from the exons ATGAACGAGCTCAAATGGATTCAAACTTCTTTACTTCTCACAGCGCTGCTTCAGTTTGCTG cagcagctgctggagATAAAGAAGTCACATTCAGAGTTGGAGAGGACGCCACGTTGTCTTGTGAAACTGTGATACAAGGTCAACAGGAGTGTGAATATACGACATGGTTCTTTGTTGATTCAGGAAACACTGTAGTAGACCTGGTTGTAGATGGTCAGGTTGAAATCTCTGGAGTTAAATCAGACAGACTGAATGTTACAGAGGACTGTTCTCTGGTTATAAAGAagatcagagaggaggatgctggACGTTATGTCTGTGAACAGTACATATCAGGAAGAATAACAGACGATGTGACTCGAGTTCTTCTCTCTGTTACCAAGA GTGAGGACGccaaaccaacaacaacaacaacaacaagtccACCACCAACAAGACCACCACCATCAAGACcacctccaacaacaacaacaacaacaacaagtacTGCGGCTGCAGGAG ATTGTACAGGTTCTTCTGATCTGGTCTTGGTCATGTTGGCTCTGCGTGTGGCTGAACTCCTCCTGATTACTGTGATCACTGTTCTTCTCTTCAGAGCTCGAG GGAACCAGAgaccacctgatgacatcact GTGTATTATGATGGAGATGAAGGCTCAGTGAACTATGAAAATGTTGGAGAACCTTCTGCTTCTGTCAGACTCCACTGA
- the LOC110000428 gene encoding uncharacterized protein isoform X2 yields MNELKWIQTSLLLTALLQFAAAAGDKEVTFRVGEDATLSCETVIQGQQECEYTTWFFVDSGNTVVDLVVDGQVEISGVKSDRLNVTEDCSLVIKKIREEDAGRYVCEQYISGRITDDVTRVLLSVTKSEDAKPTTTTTTSPPPTRPPPSRPPPTTTTTTTSTAAAGDCTGSSDLVLVMLALRVAELLLITVITVLLFRARGNQRPPDDITVYYDGDEGSVNYENVGEPSASVRLH; encoded by the exons ATGAACGAGCTCAAATGGATTCAAACTTCTTTACTTCTCACAGCGCTGCTTCAGTTTGCTG cagctgctggagATAAAGAAGTCACATTCAGAGTTGGAGAGGACGCCACGTTGTCTTGTGAAACTGTGATACAAGGTCAACAGGAGTGTGAATATACGACATGGTTCTTTGTTGATTCAGGAAACACTGTAGTAGACCTGGTTGTAGATGGTCAGGTTGAAATCTCTGGAGTTAAATCAGACAGACTGAATGTTACAGAGGACTGTTCTCTGGTTATAAAGAagatcagagaggaggatgctggACGTTATGTCTGTGAACAGTACATATCAGGAAGAATAACAGACGATGTGACTCGAGTTCTTCTCTCTGTTACCAAGA GTGAGGACGccaaaccaacaacaacaacaacaacaagtccACCACCAACAAGACCACCACCATCAAGACcacctccaacaacaacaacaacaacaacaagtacTGCGGCTGCAGGAG ATTGTACAGGTTCTTCTGATCTGGTCTTGGTCATGTTGGCTCTGCGTGTGGCTGAACTCCTCCTGATTACTGTGATCACTGTTCTTCTCTTCAGAGCTCGAG GGAACCAGAgaccacctgatgacatcact GTGTATTATGATGGAGATGAAGGCTCAGTGAACTATGAAAATGTTGGAGAACCTTCTGCTTCTGTCAGACTCCACTGA